From a single Salinirussus salinus genomic region:
- a CDS encoding deoxyuridine 5'-triphosphate nucleotidohydrolase, whose amino-acid sequence MFRSGQFVADQLGGVRQEQVQPNGVDLTLGAVFEQVEPGRVGREGKTVGDRRECEPVEDDPAVYRLDPGGYVLRYADRVRIPEGHVGFIYPRSSLLRNSCMLDTAVWDAGYEGRGEGLLEVYHTVELEAGARVAQLVLARADHEDTYDGSYQGEGL is encoded by the coding sequence ATGTTCAGGAGCGGCCAGTTCGTCGCCGACCAGCTCGGGGGCGTCCGCCAGGAGCAGGTCCAGCCCAACGGCGTCGACCTCACGCTCGGGGCCGTCTTCGAGCAGGTCGAGCCCGGCCGGGTCGGCCGCGAGGGCAAAACAGTCGGTGACCGGCGGGAGTGCGAGCCGGTCGAAGACGACCCGGCGGTCTACCGCCTCGACCCCGGCGGCTACGTCCTCCGGTACGCCGACCGCGTCCGGATCCCGGAAGGCCACGTCGGCTTCATCTACCCCCGCTCGTCGCTGCTGCGCAACTCCTGTATGCTCGACACCGCCGTCTGGGACGCCGGCTACGAGGGGCGCGGCGAGGGGTTGCTCGAGGTGTACCACACCGTCGAACTCGAGGCCGGGGCCCGCGTCGCACAGCTGGTGCTCGCCCGCGCTGACCACGAGGACACCTACGACGGCAGCTACCAGGGCGAGGGGCTGTGA
- a CDS encoding aconitate hydratase, whose product MGQTLTEKILDDHLVEGELEPGEEIGIEIDQVLTQDTTGTLVWLQFEALGLEEVQTELAAQYCDHQTYQFDFKNTDDHRFLRSAAGTFGAYFSRPGNGICHNVHRENFAAPGKTMLGSDSHTPTPGGLGELAIGSGGLDVAVAMGGGAYYIDMPEVTNVRLEGELPEWATAKDIILEMLRRLSVKGGVGKIFEYTGPGVETLSAPERMTITNMGTELGATSSIFPTDERTKEYLEKVGRADEFEELQPDEDAEYHDEITIDLSEIEPLIATPSMPDNVVPVREVAGEDVDQVIIGSCTNGGYEDILPAAKMLEGRSIKRDTEMIVAPGSKKASEMLARQGWTAEMMAAGVNYSESTCGACIGIGHVPGSDSVSLRTFNRNFEGRSGIEDDNVYLCSPEVATAAAIAGEIVDPRDLADELGDLEDPGFELPEEYEGAENDIITPDDPVDDDLVKGPNIGDVPLKDPLDAHLQGPALLKMEDNITTDHIIPATQDILMYRSNIPKLSEFTLSRVDDSFAERALESDGGFLVAGENYGQGSSREHAALCPMYLGIEGVLAQSFARIHKANLFNFGLLPLEIDEETYEQIDQGDDIEIVDDVSEAVRSGQEEFTIRVNDDWEATGMLDASAREREILADGGKLTHVKQQHDESGAPADD is encoded by the coding sequence ATGGGACAGACGCTCACCGAGAAGATCCTCGACGACCACCTCGTCGAGGGCGAACTCGAGCCCGGCGAGGAGATCGGGATCGAGATCGACCAGGTTCTCACCCAGGACACGACGGGGACGCTCGTCTGGCTGCAGTTCGAGGCGCTCGGCCTCGAGGAAGTCCAGACGGAACTGGCGGCCCAGTACTGCGACCACCAGACATACCAGTTCGACTTCAAGAACACCGACGACCACCGCTTCCTGCGCTCTGCGGCCGGTACCTTTGGCGCCTACTTCTCGCGTCCCGGCAACGGCATCTGCCACAACGTCCACCGCGAGAACTTCGCCGCCCCGGGCAAGACGATGCTCGGCTCGGACTCGCACACCCCGACGCCCGGCGGGCTCGGCGAGCTCGCCATCGGCTCCGGCGGGCTGGACGTCGCCGTCGCGATGGGCGGTGGCGCCTACTACATCGACATGCCCGAGGTCACCAACGTCCGGCTCGAGGGCGAGCTGCCCGAGTGGGCCACCGCGAAGGACATCATCCTCGAGATGCTCCGTCGCCTCTCCGTGAAGGGCGGCGTCGGCAAGATCTTCGAGTACACCGGCCCCGGTGTCGAGACGCTGTCGGCGCCCGAGCGGATGACCATCACCAACATGGGGACGGAGCTCGGCGCGACCTCGAGCATCTTCCCGACCGACGAGCGCACCAAGGAGTACCTCGAGAAGGTCGGCCGCGCCGACGAGTTCGAGGAGCTCCAGCCCGACGAGGACGCCGAGTACCACGACGAGATCACCATCGACCTCTCGGAGATCGAGCCGCTGATCGCGACGCCGTCGATGCCCGACAACGTCGTCCCCGTCCGCGAGGTCGCGGGCGAGGACGTCGACCAGGTCATCATCGGCTCCTGTACCAACGGCGGCTACGAGGACATCCTGCCCGCGGCGAAGATGCTCGAAGGCCGCTCGATCAAACGGGACACCGAGATGATCGTCGCGCCCGGCTCGAAGAAGGCCAGCGAGATGCTCGCCCGCCAGGGCTGGACCGCGGAGATGATGGCCGCCGGCGTCAACTACTCCGAGTCGACCTGTGGTGCCTGCATCGGCATCGGCCACGTCCCCGGCTCCGATTCGGTGAGCCTGCGCACGTTCAACCGCAACTTCGAGGGTCGCTCCGGCATCGAGGACGACAACGTCTACCTGTGCTCGCCGGAGGTCGCCACCGCCGCGGCTATCGCCGGGGAGATCGTCGACCCGCGCGACCTGGCCGACGAGCTGGGCGACCTCGAGGACCCCGGCTTCGAGCTGCCCGAGGAGTACGAGGGCGCCGAGAACGACATCATCACGCCGGACGACCCGGTCGACGACGACCTCGTCAAGGGCCCCAACATCGGCGACGTGCCGCTGAAGGACCCGCTCGACGCCCACCTGCAAGGGCCGGCGCTGCTGAAGATGGAAGACAACATCACGACCGACCACATCATCCCCGCGACACAGGACATCCTGATGTACCGGTCGAACATCCCGAAGCTGTCGGAGTTCACCCTCTCGCGGGTCGACGACAGCTTCGCCGAGCGCGCCCTGGAGTCCGACGGCGGCTTCCTCGTCGCCGGCGAGAACTACGGCCAGGGCTCCTCGCGTGAGCACGCCGCCCTCTGTCCCATGTACCTGGGCATCGAGGGCGTGCTCGCCCAGAGCTTCGCCCGCATCCACAAGGCGAACCTCTTCAACTTCGGCCTGCTCCCCCTGGAGATCGACGAGGAGACCTACGAGCAGATCGACCAGGGCGACGACATCGAGATCGTCGACGATGTCTCCGAAGCTGTGCGGTCGGGCCAGGAGGAGTTCACCATCCGCGTCAACGACGACTGGGAGGCGACGGGCATGCTCGACGCCTCCGCCCGCGAACGCGAGATCCTCGCGGACGGCGGCAAGCTGACCCACGTCAAGCAGCAACACGACGAGAGCGGCGCCCCGGCCGACGACTGA
- a CDS encoding helix-turn-helix domain-containing protein has protein sequence MIAEFQFETGVLGPALDAASAEAADISSLDSTGEVPLCAALWLGGAGTDVRDPLVEREVTRTTTEVAAGQRGSLYRVRYGRAFDGTDVYRAAVEHEGVFVSGRAGTGVWALRLQFPDRDAAAAFRERCEAAGVAGSVEALYECEGSPRAARFRLTEPQRRTLAVAARRGYFDVPRQASLAELADELDVSSQAASERVRRGLDSLVEEALLSPADGSFTR, from the coding sequence ATGATCGCGGAGTTTCAGTTCGAGACGGGCGTGCTCGGCCCGGCACTCGACGCGGCGTCGGCGGAGGCGGCCGACATCTCCTCGCTCGACTCGACGGGGGAGGTCCCGCTCTGTGCGGCGCTGTGGCTCGGCGGGGCCGGGACCGACGTCCGGGACCCGCTGGTCGAGCGGGAGGTCACCCGGACCACGACGGAGGTGGCCGCGGGGCAGCGGGGCTCGCTGTACCGCGTCCGGTACGGCCGGGCCTTCGACGGCACGGACGTCTACCGCGCTGCGGTCGAACACGAGGGGGTGTTCGTCTCCGGGCGAGCCGGAACGGGCGTCTGGGCGCTGCGGCTGCAGTTCCCGGACCGTGACGCCGCGGCGGCGTTCCGGGAGCGGTGCGAGGCCGCCGGCGTCGCCGGGTCCGTCGAGGCCCTCTACGAGTGTGAGGGGTCGCCGCGGGCTGCCCGGTTCCGGTTGACCGAGCCACAGCGGCGGACGCTGGCGGTGGCCGCGAGGCGCGGGTACTTCGACGTCCCCCGGCAGGCATCGCTCGCGGAGCTGGCCGACGAACTCGACGTGTCGAGCCAGGCGGCCTCCGAGCGGGTCCGGCGTGGCCTCGACTCGCTGGTCGAGGAGGCGCTGCTCTCGCCCGCGGACGGCTCCTTCACGCGCTGA